A window of Synechococcus sp. WH 8109 genomic DNA:
CGTCACGGCCACCTCCAGCTCTCCCAGGCCCAGCTCCAGACCCACGTCTGCCCCCTCTTTGCCAGGAGTGTTGTCGATGGCTCCAACCAGGCTGCAGTCTTCGGCTCCCACCACAGCTTTGATCACCTCGGCGCCCATGCGCCCCAGTGCACCGGCAACAACGACGGGAATCGGAGCGGTCATGAAAGCGCAGCAGACGTTTTAAAGCCTATGGGTCGGTTCGTGTAACGGCCAATCAGAAATCCTCGCGCCCTAAGGGCCAGTCGCCGTAAGGTTCTTCACACTGCTCAAAGCGCGCTGATGTTCACACAGGTCCGCTCCGCCGATCGCCGCGTTGCTCCTGTGGAGGGCCAGAACCATAAGTCCGTCATGAAGGCGGTTTATGTAGTTCTGGAGCCCCAGTACCAAAACGCCCTTACCCAGGCAGCGACGGCTCTCAATGCATCGGGTGGCGATCTTGGGATCGAGCTGAGCGGCTATCTGATTGAAGAACTCCGCGACGACGACAACTACGCTGGCTTCTGCGCCGACGTGGCTGAGGCTGATGTCTTCGTTGCCTCCTTGATCTTCATCGAAGATCTGGCGCAGAAGGTTGTGGACGCCGTAGCCCCGCACCGCGATCGACTCAAGGCGGCTGTGGTCTTCCCGTCCATGCCTGAAGTGATGCGGCTGAACAAGCTGGGCAGCTTCTCGATGGCCCAGCTCGGTCAGAGCAAGAGCGCCATCGCAGGCTTCATGAAGAAGCGGAAGGAAGCCGGAGGTGCTGGCTTCCAGGACGCGATGCTCAAGCTGCTAAACACGCTGCCCACCGTTCTCAAGTATTTGCCGGTTGAGAAGGCGCAGGATGCACGCAGCTTCATGCTCAGCTTCCAGTACTGGCTAGGTGGAACCCCTGACAACCTGCGCAACTTCCTGTTGATGCTGGCGGACAAGTACGTCTTCCCAGCTGCAGAAGGGGAGCAACGTCCAGCAATGGAGGTGGCGGAGCCAGAAGTGTTCCCCGACCTCGGCATCTGGCACCCCCTGGCTCCCTCGATGTTCGAGGATCTCAAGGAGTACCTGAACTGGACCTCCAGCCGCACCGACCTCTCCGAGGAAGCCCGCAAAGGGCCGGTGATCGGTTTGGTGCTTCAGCGCAGCCACATCGTTACCGGTGACGATGCCCATTACGTGGCCACCATCCAAGAGCTGGAGTTTCGTGGCGCTCGGGTGATTCCGATCTTTTGCGGCGGTCTCGACTTCTCCAAGCCGGTCAACGCTTTCTTCTATGACCCTCTCAATCCCGAGCAGCCCCTGGTAGACGGCATCGTCTCCCTTACCGGTTTTGCGCTGGTCGGAGGCCCGGCCCGTCAGGACCACCCCAAGGCGATTGAGTCGCTGAAGAAGCTCAATCGCCCCTACATGGTGGCGCTTCCCCTCGTCTTCCAGACCACCCAGGAGTGGGAACAAAGCGACCTTGGCCTGCACCCGGTGCAGGTGGCCTTGCAAATTGCCATTCCGGAACTGGATGGCGCCATTGAGCCCATCGTTCTTTCGGGTCGCGACGATGCAACTGGCAAGGCTCACACTCTTCAAGACCGGGTTGATGCCATTGCTGAGCGGGCCATCCGCTGGTCATCGCTGCGGATCAAGCCCCGTAGCGAGAAGAAGCTGGCGATCACCGTGTTCAGCTTCCCTCCCGACAAAGGCAATGTCGGTACGGCGGCTTACCTCGACGTCTTCGGCTCCATCCATCGGGTGATGCAGGAGATGAAGGCGAAGGGCTACGACGTGCAGGACCTGCCTTCCACACCTCGAGAGCTGCTGGAGGCTGTCATCAACGACGCCGATGCCATGCAGGGCTCTCCTGAGCTGTCGATCGCCCATCGGATGAGCGTTGAGGAGTACGAGCGTCTGACGCCTTATTCCGATCGGCTTGAAGAGAACTGGGGCAAGCCCCCCGGCAACCTCAACAGCGATGGCCAGAACTTGCTGGTTTTCGGTCGCCACTTCGGCAACGTTTTCGTTGGCGTTCAGCCCACCTTCGGCTACGAGGGTGATCCGATGCGCCTGCTCTATTCCCGCAGCGCCAGCCCCCACCACGGCTTCGCCGCTTACTACACCTATCTCCAGAAGATCTGGAAGGCTGATGCGGTGCTGCACTTCGGCACCCACGGCTCTCTCGAGTTCATGCCTGGCAAGCAGATGGGCATGAGCGAAACCTGCTATCCCGATTCACTGATCGGTGCGCTCCCCAACCTCTACTACTACGCCGCCAATAACCCCTCCGAGGCCACCATCGCCAAGCGGCGGGGGTATGCCTCCACCATCAGCTACCTCACTCCTCCGGCTGAGAATGCCGGCCTTTACAAGGGCCTGAAGGAACTGGGTGAGCTGGTGGGCTCCTACCAGCAGCTGCGTGAGGGTGGCCGCGGAATTCAGATCGTCAACACGATCATTGAGACGGCACGTCAGTGCAACCTCGATAAGGATGTCGACCTTCCTGAGGAGGACGCCTCGACCCTCCAACTTGAGGGACGTGATGCCCTAGTGGGTGCCGTCTACCGCCAGTTGATGGAGATCGAAAGCCGTCTCCTTCCCTGTGGCCTGCACACCATTGGCAAGCCTCCCACCGCAGAGGAAGCCGTTGCCACCTTGGTCAACATCGCTGCTCTCGAGCGTGAGGAGGATGGGCTGCGCTCACTCCCCGGCCTGCTGGCTGAGGCTATGGGCCGCTCGATCGAAGACATCTACAAAGGAAACGACGAGGGCGTACTCGCCGATGTAGAGCTCAACCGCACTATCACGGAGACATCCCGTGCTGCCATTGGCGCCATGGTTCGTACGCTTACCGGCCGTGATGGTCGTGTCAGCCTGCGAAACAGCTTCGGTTGGTTCTACGACCTGCTGGCCAAGTTTGGCTTCAAGCTTCCCTCTCCTTGGCTGCGGGCCTGCTGCAGTGCCGGCTTCGTGCAGGTCGATGCCACCGAGCTCGACAAGCTCTTTGCCTATCTGCGCTTCTGCCTTGAGCAGGTGTGTGCAGACATGGAGATGGAGAGTCTGCTCAAGGCTCTTGATGGTGAATACATCCTTCCAGGCCCCGGTGGTGATCCGATTCGGAATCCTGGTGTGCTGCCCAGCGGCAAGAACATTCACGCCCTCGACCCGCAGGCGATTCCCACCCGTGCCGCGGTGGCTGCAGCCAAGAGTGTTGTCGACAAGTTGATTGAGCGTCAGCGCGAGGAGCAGGGCACCTGGCCCGAAACCATCGCCTGCGTGCTCTGGGGAACCGACAACATCAAGACCTACGGTGAATCTCTGGCTCAGATCCTCTGGTTCGTTGGCGTCAAGCCGATGCCTGACTCCGTCGGTCGGGTGAACAAGCTTGAGCTGATCCCTCTGAAGGAACTCGGCCGACCCCGCGTTGATGTGGTGGTGAACTGCTCCGGTGTCTTCCGCGATCTGTTCATCAACCAGATGGCGCTGATCGATCAGGCCGTGAAGATGGCTGCTGAGGCAGACGAGCCTCTAGAGCAGAACTTCGTTCGCAAGCACGCCCTTGAACAGGCGGAGAAAGAAGGCACGAGCTTGAGGGATGCGGCATGCCGTGTTTTCTCCAACGCCAGCGGCAGCTACAGCTCCAACGTGAACCTCGCGGTCGAGAACAGCACCTGGGAGGAAGAAGGTGAGCTGCAGGAGATGTACCTCTCCCGCAAGACCTTCGCCTTCAATGCCGACAATCCAGGTGAGATGAATCAGAAGCGGGAGGTGTTCGAGAACGTGATGAAGACGGCGGATGTCACCTTCCAGAACCTCGATTCGGCTGAGATCTCCCTCACAGATGTCAGCCACTATTTCGACTCCGACCCCACCAAGTTGATCGCTGGTTTGCGTGATGACGGCAAAGCTCCCACCAGCTACATCGCCGATACCACCACGGCCAACGCGCAGGTGCGTTCGCTGAGTGAAACGATCCGCCTGGATTCACGCACCAAGCTGCTGAATCCCAAGTGGTACGAAGGCATGCTCGACTCCGGCTACGAGGGTGTGCGTGAGGTGGCCAAGCGCCTCAACTTCACGCTGGGTTGGAGTGCCACCAGCGGTGCCGTTGACAACTTCGTCTACGAAGAAGCCAACGAAACCTTTATTAACGACCCAGAGATGCGCAAGCGTCTGCTGGAACTCAACCCCAACAGCTTCCGCCAGATCGTGGGCACTCTGCTTGAGGTGCATGGCCGCGGATACTGGGAGACCTCGGATGAAAACATCGAGCAGCTGCAGGAGCTGTATCAGGAGGTTGAGGATCGTATTGAGGGTGTTGTCACCGACTGATCGTCGACCGAACGTTGAACATCAAAGCCAGAGTCCCTGACGGACTCTGGCTTTTTTATTGGCGATGAATGCTGTGCAACTCAGGCTTTCAGAGTCTTGAATTCTGCATGTCTTGCGGCTTGGCTGATCTCTGCCGTTTTGAAATCAATTCCAGCCCACTGTTGATACAGAGGCAGGCTACGTTTTCTCCCTAATCCAAAGGGTTTAAGTTCGCCATGCGCATCATTCAAGCAGCGGATTGATGCCGGTGCGTTGTTAAGACTGCCGAGCAGTGTGTGTACATGTTTGATTGCGCGAAGGTTGTAATGATGCCAATTGCTGTGATCGCCCCAATGGGTGGCTGCATGCTCTTGATCTATATGATCTGTCTTGTAAAGATGAAACAGCAGTAGGCGATTCGGGGCGTAAATGTTGAAACCCGAAGTCCACAGCCGTGCCGACATGGCAATCTCTTCTCCATAGAAGTAGAGCTCGGGGTCGTAGGGCGCTTCGCTCACGATTGAGCCCGGGCCGAACAGGAAGCCTCCGGCGATAAACGCCCCGGGGATGGGTCGATCAGGTTGTTCTTCTGGAAGTTGGAAACGGCTGATGCCTCGCAGCTTGAGGATGCCGTAGGCATCGAAACCGGCGGCTGCCATCACAGGCAGGGTTGATGTCTGCAAACGGCACGGCTGTTGAAAGCCGTTCGGGTAAACACTGAGAACGGCACGCTCATCGCTGCATTCCTTCCAGGTCGTCAGCAACAGGTCATCCCAGTGCTCCACAGCCCGCATGTGGCTGTCGATCTGCAGCAGAAAGTCTTCCCCGCCGTAGACACCCTGAGCCTGTCGTCGGGCCCAGCAGGCTCCGCGGCTTTCAGTTGCATCGAATCTGATGCTCTTCAGTTGAAGATGATCCGGAAACGCGCTTGTTCCCCAGTGGGGCGGGTCATCAGCGGCCAGTTGCAGGCAGATGCCGAAGCGCAGCCGCTCGGGCTGGGCCGCCCGCTCGATCAGGTTGTGCAGTGTGGCCGGGAGATCCGGATCCCGGTAAGCCGCGATCTGAACAAAGATCGTGGAGCTCACCAGAGTGCAGCCGCCATTCGCAGCGTCTGGCTGATGGGGCCTACATCGTGCACCCGCAGCACGGCAGCACCCGCCTGGGCGCAGCGGCAGGCCACGGCAGCTGTTCCCCAGAGACGAGCTTTGGGCCTGGGCTCATCGAGCACGTCGCCGATGAAGCGTTTGCGTGAAGGGCCGATCAGCACCGGTCGCGGTCCTGCAGTGAGTTGTTCCAGATCCCGCAGCAGCTGCAGGTTCTGCTCGTGAGTCTTGGCGAAGCCGAGACCCGGATCCCAGATGATTTGGCTTTCATCAACGCCGGCTTGAATCGCAGCTTCACTGCGCTCCAGTAACGCCTCTTTCACATCTGCCACGACATCGGCATAGGTCGTGAGCTGATCCATGGTTTTGCTGTCACCGCGGCTGTGCATCAGCACCACCGGACAGCCCGCATCGGCGACCACCCGGAGCAAATCGGGATCCCGCCGGCCACCGCTCACATCATTGATCCAGTTGGCCCCTGCTTCCAGTGCTTTGGCGGCCACCGGCGCCAGAAACGTGTCGATGGAGATGAGCGTCTCTGGGCAGCGCTCCCGGATGCTCTTCAGCGCTGGTAGGAGCCGCCGCAACTCCTCTTCGGAGCCCACCTCCTCCGCTCCAGGTCGGGTGCTTTGCGCCCCGAGATCCAATACGTCCGCACCACGGCTCAGCTGCCGCTGAGCTTCAGCAAGGGCCCGTTCACTCGCCAGAAATCTCCCTCCGTCGCTGAAGGAATCCGGGGTGACGTTGATCACCCCCATCACGGCTGTGCGTTGGCCCCAACCCTGGGGCCAGCAGCCTGAATCAAGCCGTTTGGTAGTTGGCAATCCGTCCAAAGCTTTCGGGCTCCAAGGAAGCACCTCCCACCAGCACCCCGTCGATATCGCTCATGCCCATCAACTCATCAATGTTGCTGGGTTTGACGGAGCCGCCGTACTGAATCACCAGATCGGGGGAGCCCACCCAGCTTCGGATCAGACCACAGATGCGGTTGGCTTCTTCGGCTGCGCAGGTCTTGCCTGTGCCAATCGCCCAGATCGGTTCGTAAGCCACCACCAGTTTCTCGGCATCGAGACCCTCCAGGCCCTGCTCGATCTGACGGCGGATCACCCGTTCAGCTTCGCCCCGCTCGCGCTGTTCATCGCTTTCTCCAACGCAAACGATCGGAATCAGACCGTTGGATTGTGAGGAGCGGGCCCGGTGGTTGATCTGCTCGTCGCTTTCACTGAAGTATTTCCGCGGTTCGCTGTGGCCCACGATCGTGTGGGTCACCCCGTGCTCCTTGAGCATGGCTGGGGAGATCTCCCCGGTGAAGGCTCCCTGGCCTTCCCAGTGCACGTTCTGGCTCGACAGGCAGACGCGGGAGTTCTGGCTGAGTTCCGCCATGGTCGATAGCGCCGTGAAGGGTGGTGCCAGCACCAGGTCGCGGTCGTCTGGGGTGTCAGCAAGCAATGGCAGGAAGGCTTCCATGAACTCCCGCGACTGGGCACAGGTCATGTGCATCTTCCAGTTGCCAGCGATCACCGGTCTGCGCACGCCTTGCTTCCCCATGGAATGTGGGAGCTAACTTACGGCCCGGTCGCGTTTTCGCTGCCGACAACGGACTCCTCCCCAGCAAGCACAACCCGATCTCCCGGGGAAAGCTGACGTCCCCGTCGGGTTTCAACGCTCCCATTGACCTCCACTTCTCCCATCTGGATGCGTTGCTTCGCCTCACCGCCGGTGGAGACCCAACCCTTCCATTTCAGGAACTGATCCAGCTTCATTGGGCAGAGTTTTGAGCTCACCATTGATACTGTGCCGCGATGCTGACCCCATCCAAGGCCGGTTTTCGCCGGCTGCTGCCATTGCTTCGCCCCCACCTGCGGGAACTGCTATGGGGGGGGTGCTGCATGGTGATTTACGTGGGCAGCTATCCGTTGCTCGTGCAGCTGGCCGGAGACTTGTTCCCCGCGCTGGGATCGGGTGATCTGGCTCGCG
This region includes:
- a CDS encoding magnesium chelatase subunit H, which codes for MFTQVRSADRRVAPVEGQNHKSVMKAVYVVLEPQYQNALTQAATALNASGGDLGIELSGYLIEELRDDDNYAGFCADVAEADVFVASLIFIEDLAQKVVDAVAPHRDRLKAAVVFPSMPEVMRLNKLGSFSMAQLGQSKSAIAGFMKKRKEAGGAGFQDAMLKLLNTLPTVLKYLPVEKAQDARSFMLSFQYWLGGTPDNLRNFLLMLADKYVFPAAEGEQRPAMEVAEPEVFPDLGIWHPLAPSMFEDLKEYLNWTSSRTDLSEEARKGPVIGLVLQRSHIVTGDDAHYVATIQELEFRGARVIPIFCGGLDFSKPVNAFFYDPLNPEQPLVDGIVSLTGFALVGGPARQDHPKAIESLKKLNRPYMVALPLVFQTTQEWEQSDLGLHPVQVALQIAIPELDGAIEPIVLSGRDDATGKAHTLQDRVDAIAERAIRWSSLRIKPRSEKKLAITVFSFPPDKGNVGTAAYLDVFGSIHRVMQEMKAKGYDVQDLPSTPRELLEAVINDADAMQGSPELSIAHRMSVEEYERLTPYSDRLEENWGKPPGNLNSDGQNLLVFGRHFGNVFVGVQPTFGYEGDPMRLLYSRSASPHHGFAAYYTYLQKIWKADAVLHFGTHGSLEFMPGKQMGMSETCYPDSLIGALPNLYYYAANNPSEATIAKRRGYASTISYLTPPAENAGLYKGLKELGELVGSYQQLREGGRGIQIVNTIIETARQCNLDKDVDLPEEDASTLQLEGRDALVGAVYRQLMEIESRLLPCGLHTIGKPPTAEEAVATLVNIAALEREEDGLRSLPGLLAEAMGRSIEDIYKGNDEGVLADVELNRTITETSRAAIGAMVRTLTGRDGRVSLRNSFGWFYDLLAKFGFKLPSPWLRACCSAGFVQVDATELDKLFAYLRFCLEQVCADMEMESLLKALDGEYILPGPGGDPIRNPGVLPSGKNIHALDPQAIPTRAAVAAAKSVVDKLIERQREEQGTWPETIACVLWGTDNIKTYGESLAQILWFVGVKPMPDSVGRVNKLELIPLKELGRPRVDVVVNCSGVFRDLFINQMALIDQAVKMAAEADEPLEQNFVRKHALEQAEKEGTSLRDAACRVFSNASGSYSSNVNLAVENSTWEEEGELQEMYLSRKTFAFNADNPGEMNQKREVFENVMKTADVTFQNLDSAEISLTDVSHYFDSDPTKLIAGLRDDGKAPTSYIADTTTANAQVRSLSETIRLDSRTKLLNPKWYEGMLDSGYEGVREVAKRLNFTLGWSATSGAVDNFVYEEANETFINDPEMRKRLLELNPNSFRQIVGTLLEVHGRGYWETSDENIEQLQELYQEVEDRIEGVVTD
- a CDS encoding GlcNAc-transferase family protein, coding for MSSTIFVQIAAYRDPDLPATLHNLIERAAQPERLRFGICLQLAADDPPHWGTSAFPDHLQLKSIRFDATESRGACWARRQAQGVYGGEDFLLQIDSHMRAVEHWDDLLLTTWKECSDERAVLSVYPNGFQQPCRLQTSTLPVMAAAGFDAYGILKLRGISRFQLPEEQPDRPIPGAFIAGGFLFGPGSIVSEAPYDPELYFYGEEIAMSARLWTSGFNIYAPNRLLLFHLYKTDHIDQEHAATHWGDHSNWHHYNLRAIKHVHTLLGSLNNAPASIRCLNDAHGELKPFGLGRKRSLPLYQQWAGIDFKTAEISQAARHAEFKTLKA
- the folP gene encoding dihydropteroate synthase, which encodes MPTTKRLDSGCWPQGWGQRTAVMGVINVTPDSFSDGGRFLASERALAEAQRQLSRGADVLDLGAQSTRPGAEEVGSEEELRRLLPALKSIRERCPETLISIDTFLAPVAAKALEAGANWINDVSGGRRDPDLLRVVADAGCPVVLMHSRGDSKTMDQLTTYADVVADVKEALLERSEAAIQAGVDESQIIWDPGLGFAKTHEQNLQLLRDLEQLTAGPRPVLIGPSRKRFIGDVLDEPRPKARLWGTAAVACRCAQAGAAVLRVHDVGPISQTLRMAAALW
- the tpiA gene encoding triose-phosphate isomerase; this encodes MRRPVIAGNWKMHMTCAQSREFMEAFLPLLADTPDDRDLVLAPPFTALSTMAELSQNSRVCLSSQNVHWEGQGAFTGEISPAMLKEHGVTHTIVGHSEPRKYFSESDEQINHRARSSQSNGLIPIVCVGESDEQRERGEAERVIRRQIEQGLEGLDAEKLVVAYEPIWAIGTGKTCAAEEANRICGLIRSWVGSPDLVIQYGGSVKPSNIDELMGMSDIDGVLVGGASLEPESFGRIANYQTA
- a CDS encoding RNA-binding S4 domain-containing protein; translation: MKLDQFLKWKGWVSTGGEAKQRIQMGEVEVNGSVETRRGRQLSPGDRVVLAGEESVVGSENATGP